Part of the Thermodesulforhabdaceae bacterium genome is shown below.
TAGGTTTGTCCATTAGAAATGCCATGGCTCAGATGGAAATGAAACACGAAATTGATTATCTAAGAAGAGAACAAGATGTTATTTACGACTTCGGTCAAATCATAGCCTATTCTCATTCCATGATAGATGTCATTCAAACACTTAAAAAATTTGCCCAAGTAGATGCTACTTTGCTGATAACGGGGGAAACCGGAACAGGAAAAAGCTTTTTAGCTGGCGCAGTTCACTTTAACAGCGCCAGAAAATCCAGACCTTTTATCAAAGTAAATTGTGCTAATATTCCGGAACAATTGTTGGAAAGCGAGCTTTTCGGACATGAAAAAGGAGCATTTACCGGTGCTATAAAGACAAGAGTAGGAAGAATCGAGCAAGCAAAAGGTGGAACAATTTTTCTGGATGAAATTGGGGAAATGAGCCTCTCTCTTCAGACCAAGCTCTTAAGATTTCTTGAAGAAAAAAGTTTTGAGCGTCTAGGTAGCAATGTAACAATTAAGGCTGATGTTAGGATAATAGCGGCAACGAACAGGAATCTGGCTGATATGGTGGCACAAGGTAAATTCAGGGAAGATCTTTACTATCGCCTCAGCGTGCTCCATGTAAATATTCCACCTCTTAGAGACAGAAAAGAATGCATTATTCCGCTAGCTCATTATTTTCTTAAGCAAAAGTGTCGAATCATGAAAAAAAACATTTCCGGTTTCGCTCAATCAGCTTTAGATAAGCTTCTAAATTATCACTGGCCAGGAAATGTTAGACAGATGGCTAATACGATTGAAAGAGCGGTCATTTTGGAAGATAGTCCTATCATAAGGCCTTCTAGCATTTTGATCGAAAATATAGAAGAACAAGGAAGTTTAAATTGCTGCAAAAAGGCAAATAAACTGGAAAAAGAAAATGAGAAAACCCTGATCATCGAAGCTTTAGAGAAACATGGGTGGATTCAGAAAAAAGCAGCTTACGCTCTTGGTATAAGTCCCAGAGCTTTGAACTACAAGATAAAAAAATACCAAATATCCCACCCATCTTGGCGCAAACATAAGCTCTAACTAGAAAAGACAATATGGATTTTTCCTACTTCAGATTTACCATTTGACAAAATACGACAGGAGACTTTGTTAGAAAAAGGTTGTGACAGGAAAAAGTGTCTTTCTATAATCTGGCGCAGAAAAGTGATAAAAGTCTTATGGAATTCTTCCCTAGCACCAATAGATGTAATCCAGGAATCTATATCTCCAGCCACAAAAGCCTCTTTAACGCTAAGTTCAGAAGGGCATTCTCTTATCGTAATTTCGATAACTCCAAATGGAGTAAGAAAGCTCTTGCTAATTCCTTCCTTTGGAAATACACAAGTCGCCACTTCTATATAAGGCAATTCAAGAGCAATTTTTTCCACCTTTACTGCCTCCATATTTTAGGAAGCCATTTTTAACCATTTTTAATGATCTTACCGTCAAGATTTACAGCAAGTTACATTCCATCTATGTTTAGTCAAAAAGTTTTATATGATGATTTTTAGCAAGTGCCCTATTTTACACACTTTTTGATATTTATCATAAAACCTGGTTACTCGAAGTAATTACGTATTTCAATTACGAATTACAATTGTAATTCATTTGCAGCCATCAATTAACTTAAATTTTCTGAAATTACAACAACTTTGCAGCAAGGCATATTTTTTGCTGAATCCTGAAGTGTGGTAACAGCTAGCCTGAAAAAGGCAAACCACTTGAAAAGGTGGGGCGCAAAGCTTCTGGCCTGTACCTCGGGTGAGTGAAATTCCCCGGGGCAATGGTAGCAGGGCCGCCAGGCTTATAAACCTGTCACATGCGCCCCTCCTGCTAAACTCTTTGCAGCAGGAGGTGTCCTATGAAACGCTTTTTTGTTCCCCTATCACTTGGCAGAATTTTTTTCGCAATCACACTGTTGTTAGCAACTGCACCTGCAACTTTTGCCAGTAGTGTCACCATCGCTTGGGATCCAGTCACATCAGTAACAGTAGGAGGATATAAGGTTTACTATGGAAAAACTAGTAGAAGTTATTCGGCGGTTATCGATGTAGGAAACAATACAACATGTACCATTTCGGATCTTATGGAAGGAAATACTTACTACATTGCTGTCACCTCTTATGATGCCCAAGGTCTGGAAAGTAATTATTCGGAGGAATTAACAGTAAACACATCTACTAAAAAGGCCGGCTCATATTTTTCCGTTGTTGCTGGAGCATCGTCCTTTTCAAGTACTGATTCAACAGTGTATTTGAACAGTTCCTTTACAAAACCTGTGGTAATACTGGGTCCTCCAACATACAATGAAAAAGACCCTGGTGTAATTAGACTTAGTAATGTCTCTGGTTCGTCCTTTACTGCCCGTTTCCAGGAATGGAAGTATCTGGGGGGCACCCATAAGGCAGAAACAGCATCGTATATAGTCTTAAACGAAGGACGTTACCAACCAGCCGACGGAAGTATTTGGGAAGCTGGAACATTAACTTTAAGCGGCACAGGCGCTTGGACCAGAGTAAATTTCTCAACCCCATTCCCTTCAGTTCCTAAAGTCTTCGCCACAGTTCAAACTGGGTGGGATCCAACACCGGTCCTTGTCCGAGTTCGTAATGTCGATACTAGCGGATTTGAGATTGCTTTTTTCCATGAAGAAGCGCAAAATAAAATACCCCACGGTGCAGAAATTGTTGGTTATCTTGCTGTATGGGCTCCTAATGACACGGGTAACATTATAAATACCCCCTATGTTCTTGGCGGCGCTATGGTAGGGTCATCCTGGGCTAATGCAGGGACGTTTTATCTCCTGAATCAGGAAGAACAGTCAGCCGATACGGAAACGAGACACAAACTTGAGCTGGTTAACATAATGGTCTTCGGCACTAACGTGTTTGCTCAAAATGTCTGGTGGATTGATACTGATCCAGCTGCTCTGAGGATCAAATAAAGCATCAGGGAGGGAAAACCATGAGATTAAGAATATTGTTCTCCACAAATGTAACGATAACCACGCTTCTTTGTATAATTTTCGTGGGGTTTGTATCTAATGTTCTTGCAGCCACGTGGATAGTTCATCCAGCAGGAGTCAAAGTAACAGGAGCAAACGAAATTTCGGGACTTAGCAACATAAACTGGAGTCTTATAAAACCGGGAGATGAACTCATTCTGAAAGGAACTGAAGGAACCTATCAGGAATTCCTCACAGTAACTGCCCAGGGAACATCATCAGCTCCTATTGTGATTCGCGCAGCAGACGGTGAAACTCCTGTGATCAAAGGATCAGTTGTTATCTCCGGTTCTTCCTACGTAACGGTGAAAGGTCTTACCGTCACTGAAAGTCCATACGCAGGTGTAATAATCTCTAATGGAAGTAATCATATTGTTGTTTCAAATTGCTCTGTTTATGGAAACGCCCTTGGGATCTGGATTGGTGATAACGCTGGCATGGAAAACCTTATTACCGAGAACACAGTGTATAACAATTCCACTCATGGCATTGCTGTCGATAGAGTAAACTGTGCTCCTGGTAAAGAAACAATCATATCGGCAAATCGTGTGTATGGAAATGGTCATCACGGAATAGAAATCTACGCTAGCTACTATATTATCGAAGGTAATGAAGTTTTCGAAAACGGTTCTGCATCTCAAGGAACAAGCGGTATACATATTTACTCAGCCGGTCCTCAGGAGAACACGGGAGATTACAACATCATTCGCTACAACATATCTTATCGCAATAAGGAAAGTAGTGGACCTGATGGAAACGGCATACAACTCGATCAGTGGTGTGATAACAACCAAGTATATTATAACGTGTGCTTTGAAAACGATGGTGCCGGGATAAGTGTATATGACAGTTCTAATGATATGATCTACAACAACACTTTAATCGGGAACATGGTAGATCCAGGAAAGAGCCATCCTTTCAAAGGAGAATTGTATCTAGCGAGCGATCCGGGCGTTAATGGTGTAAGAAATGTCACAGTAGTAAATAATATTTTATATTCTACAAGACCGTCTATTCCTGCAATAGCGGTTTATAGCCCCGTAACATCTAACCCTGTCTCTATAGGCAACAACCTGCTTTACCACGCTGGAGGAGACATACTGTTCTACTGGGGTGGACAAACAGGCAAAGACATCACTACATGGAATAAGTTAGCTTCAGGAGGTGGTGATGACATTAGCGGAAATCCTCAATTTGTATCCCTTTCAGGAACGGCATTATCTTCACCAAGAGACATTCTTCTTAAATCATCTTCCCCAGCAATAGATAAGGGTATAAATTTGGGACAGCGGCGAGACATACTTGGAACATCGGTTC
Proteins encoded:
- a CDS encoding sigma-54 dependent transcriptional regulator; the encoded protein is MGSFEEGRGSVLVVDRETEWVNLVQKAMGEFYQVEGVASLDRLWIKLRHDNFNVIVVNLETDKDLELIRELKINYSPIPVIATGRVSEKTPQLLARAIKEGAYDFIEKPYSLERIGLSIRNAMAQMEMKHEIDYLRREQDVIYDFGQIIAYSHSMIDVIQTLKKFAQVDATLLITGETGTGKSFLAGAVHFNSARKSRPFIKVNCANIPEQLLESELFGHEKGAFTGAIKTRVGRIEQAKGGTIFLDEIGEMSLSLQTKLLRFLEEKSFERLGSNVTIKADVRIIAATNRNLADMVAQGKFREDLYYRLSVLHVNIPPLRDRKECIIPLAHYFLKQKCRIMKKNISGFAQSALDKLLNYHWPGNVRQMANTIERAVILEDSPIIRPSSILIENIEEQGSLNCCKKANKLEKENEKTLIIEALEKHGWIQKKAAYALGISPRALNYKIKKYQISHPSWRKHKL
- a CDS encoding fibronectin type III domain-containing protein, with the translated sequence MKRFFVPLSLGRIFFAITLLLATAPATFASSVTIAWDPVTSVTVGGYKVYYGKTSRSYSAVIDVGNNTTCTISDLMEGNTYYIAVTSYDAQGLESNYSEELTVNTSTKKAGSYFSVVAGASSFSSTDSTVYLNSSFTKPVVILGPPTYNEKDPGVIRLSNVSGSSFTARFQEWKYLGGTHKAETASYIVLNEGRYQPADGSIWEAGTLTLSGTGAWTRVNFSTPFPSVPKVFATVQTGWDPTPVLVRVRNVDTSGFEIAFFHEEAQNKIPHGAEIVGYLAVWAPNDTGNIINTPYVLGGAMVGSSWANAGTFYLLNQEEQSADTETRHKLELVNIMVFGTNVFAQNVWWIDTDPAALRIK
- a CDS encoding right-handed parallel beta-helix repeat-containing protein, giving the protein MRLRILFSTNVTITTLLCIIFVGFVSNVLAATWIVHPAGVKVTGANEISGLSNINWSLIKPGDELILKGTEGTYQEFLTVTAQGTSSAPIVIRAADGETPVIKGSVVISGSSYVTVKGLTVTESPYAGVIISNGSNHIVVSNCSVYGNALGIWIGDNAGMENLITENTVYNNSTHGIAVDRVNCAPGKETIISANRVYGNGHHGIEIYASYYIIEGNEVFENGSASQGTSGIHIYSAGPQENTGDYNIIRYNISYRNKESSGPDGNGIQLDQWCDNNQVYYNVCFENDGAGISVYDSSNDMIYNNTLIGNMVDPGKSHPFKGELYLASDPGVNGVRNVTVVNNILYSTRPSIPAIAVYSPVTSNPVSIGNNLLYHAGGDILFYWGGQTGKDITTWNKLASGGGDDISGNPQFVSLSGTALSSPRDILLKSSSPAIDKGINLGQRRDILGTSVPLGNGIDIGALESTPSGATPPPPPTNLRIVN